From the genome of Spirosomataceae bacterium TFI 002, one region includes:
- a CDS encoding FAD dependent oxidoreductase produces MKLSFLSLLFLSTISLCSFKSKEVSSADVVIYGGTSAGVAAAIETARMGKSVILIEPTNRLGGLTTGGLGQTDIGNKQVIGGISREFYQNIRKYYAEPSNWVWQNRSEYKDGGQTKTAKNEDAMWTFEPSVALKVFHSMIKDLDIKVVYLQRLDRSIPIQKSKNAINFITTESGNKYYGKMFIDATYEGDLLAAAGVSYTVGRESNAQYGESLNGVQANITSPTLSGGVSANGRHHNFVPGVDPYQKAGDPSSGLLPGINSTVGEDGSGDKHIQAYCFRMCLTDHPENRIPFEKPKNYDEQQYELLFRNYEAGYNRVPWIRGDMPNRKTDMNNRDAVSTDFIGQNYTYPEASYQERERIIENHRSYQQGLMWTLANHPRIPIDIRNEVSRWGTAKDEFERADGWQQQLYIREARRMLSDVVMNQKHCESIETVSDAVGMAAYGMDSHHTQRYVTANGEAANEGNVEAHVKSPFPVSYRSIVPKKEECTNLLVPVCLSATHIAFGSIRMEPVFMVLGQSSAVIASLAIDEKKAVQDLSYVKLRKTLLEKGQVLK; encoded by the coding sequence ATGAAACTAAGCTTCCTATCATTACTCTTTCTTTCCACAATTTCACTTTGCTCTTTTAAAAGCAAAGAGGTTTCCTCAGCCGATGTAGTTATCTATGGAGGTACCTCAGCTGGTGTCGCTGCAGCAATTGAAACTGCTCGAATGGGTAAATCGGTCATACTTATTGAACCCACAAATCGTCTTGGTGGCCTTACAACAGGTGGTCTTGGACAAACTGACATTGGGAACAAGCAGGTCATTGGTGGTATTTCTCGTGAGTTTTACCAAAACATTAGAAAATACTATGCAGAACCGTCAAATTGGGTTTGGCAAAATAGATCAGAATATAAAGATGGCGGACAAACTAAAACCGCTAAAAATGAAGATGCCATGTGGACTTTTGAGCCTTCTGTTGCTTTGAAAGTTTTTCATTCCATGATCAAGGATCTCGATATCAAAGTAGTTTATCTCCAAAGACTTGACAGATCAATACCCATTCAAAAAAGTAAGAATGCAATCAATTTCATTACCACGGAATCTGGTAATAAGTATTATGGTAAAATGTTTATTGATGCGACTTATGAAGGTGATCTTCTCGCTGCGGCCGGAGTAAGCTACACTGTAGGTAGAGAGTCAAATGCCCAATACGGCGAATCTCTAAACGGAGTTCAAGCCAATATTACAAGCCCTACCCTATCTGGAGGCGTTTCAGCGAATGGGCGTCACCATAACTTTGTTCCTGGAGTTGACCCTTACCAAAAAGCAGGTGACCCATCTTCTGGTCTGCTACCTGGAATCAATTCTACAGTTGGTGAAGATGGAAGCGGCGATAAACATATTCAGGCATATTGCTTTAGAATGTGTCTCACTGACCATCCTGAGAACAGGATTCCTTTTGAAAAACCTAAAAACTATGATGAACAGCAATATGAATTGTTATTCAGAAATTATGAAGCGGGATACAATAGAGTGCCATGGATAAGAGGCGATATGCCCAACAGAAAAACAGACATGAACAACAGAGATGCCGTGTCTACCGATTTTATTGGGCAAAATTATACCTATCCCGAAGCCAGTTACCAAGAACGAGAACGTATTATTGAAAACCATCGCTCCTATCAGCAAGGCTTAATGTGGACTTTGGCAAATCACCCTCGAATACCAATCGATATAAGAAATGAAGTTTCCAGATGGGGAACTGCAAAAGATGAATTTGAAAGAGCAGATGGCTGGCAGCAACAACTCTACATTCGTGAAGCAAGAAGAATGTTAAGCGATGTAGTGATGAATCAAAAACACTGCGAAAGTATTGAAACTGTCTCAGATGCAGTTGGAATGGCGGCCTATGGCATGGATTCTCACCACACACAACGATATGTAACTGCAAATGGTGAAGCTGCCAACGAAGGAAATGTAGAGGCTCATGTAAAATCACCTTTCCCTGTGAGTTACCGCTCTATCGTGCCTAAGAAAGAAGAATGCACCAATTTACTCGTTCCGGTTTGCTTAAGTGCCACGCACATCGCATTTGGATCTATTCGAATGGAACCAGTTTTTATGGTACTTGGACAAAGTTCTGCGGTAATAGCCAGCCTCGCCATTGACGAAAAAAAAGCTGTACAAGATTTATCATATGTCAAGCTAAGGAAAACCTTGCTTGAGAAAGGCCAGGTTTTGAAATAG
- a CDS encoding Phosphatidylserine/phosphatidylglycerophosphate/cardiolipin synthase, with protein sequence MLKQLSILLLVIMAFTSCSSSETSNQEDGRCVTLQRNDTLSLSKEIADISEKMDSLTGVYVLEDGSNSMVVRAWLTEYAEETIDIQYFIFSMDNVGLIACDYLIRAADRGVKIRIIVDDIMVDAELEDILTFNSHENIEVKIYNPGVNLGKNIFCKIKKFTTDFRGANQRMHNKTFTVDGKIVITGGRNIADEYFDYDHEYNFRDRDIILLGKASEKVNKSFEEFWNSSLSKNITDVIDEDTNKVYLENRFDKLHDYACNINNFWPQIRERISNLPTAFNVIKNSGDLVWLSDVDFITDLPGKNDGKSGLAGGGASTDALIELIKNAKSSIDIQSPYLVTTELSRNLFKDAVARGVKIRILTNSLASTDNVEAFSGYQKDRKKLLKTGVRIFEFRPDAAERTKIMTGELQETLEHKPIFGLHAKSMVIDKNTTVIGTFNLDPRSANLNTECIVIVPSKKVAKRVLDGMEEEFSPGNSWETTLSYNPDSEVNNMKRIKTWTRKVIPKEIL encoded by the coding sequence ATGCTAAAACAACTAAGCATTTTACTACTTGTCATTATGGCCTTCACTTCTTGTAGCTCAAGTGAAACAAGTAATCAAGAGGACGGACGCTGTGTGACTTTACAAAGAAATGACACTTTGTCGCTAAGCAAAGAAATTGCCGACATCAGTGAAAAAATGGATTCTCTCACGGGAGTTTATGTGCTAGAAGACGGTAGTAATTCTATGGTTGTAAGGGCATGGCTCACCGAATACGCAGAAGAAACCATCGACATTCAATATTTCATTTTTTCGATGGATAATGTGGGACTCATCGCTTGTGACTACCTTATAAGAGCAGCAGACCGAGGAGTTAAAATAAGAATAATTGTCGATGACATTATGGTGGATGCCGAACTTGAAGATATCCTAACCTTTAATTCTCATGAAAACATAGAAGTCAAGATTTACAATCCTGGAGTCAATCTTGGCAAGAATATCTTTTGTAAAATCAAGAAATTTACAACGGATTTTAGAGGTGCAAACCAGCGGATGCATAACAAAACATTTACTGTAGATGGCAAAATTGTGATCACAGGTGGTAGAAATATTGCCGATGAATACTTTGATTACGATCACGAATACAACTTCCGAGATAGAGACATCATCTTACTTGGCAAAGCCTCTGAGAAGGTAAATAAGTCATTTGAAGAGTTTTGGAATAGCTCATTGAGTAAGAACATAACCGACGTAATCGACGAAGATACAAACAAAGTTTATCTCGAAAACAGATTCGACAAGCTTCATGATTATGCTTGTAACATCAATAATTTTTGGCCTCAAATAAGAGAAAGGATTTCAAATTTACCCACCGCATTCAATGTTATCAAAAACTCTGGTGATTTGGTATGGCTCAGCGATGTTGATTTCATTACAGATTTACCCGGCAAAAATGATGGAAAAAGCGGCTTGGCTGGCGGCGGGGCCTCTACTGATGCCTTGATAGAACTTATCAAAAATGCCAAATCATCCATTGATATTCAGTCACCCTATTTAGTTACTACAGAGCTAAGTCGCAACTTATTTAAAGACGCCGTAGCACGAGGAGTAAAAATAAGAATCTTAACGAATAGCCTTGCCTCTACCGATAATGTAGAAGCTTTTAGCGGCTATCAAAAAGACAGAAAGAAACTATTAAAAACAGGAGTTCGTATCTTCGAGTTTCGCCCAGATGCCGCCGAAAGAACGAAAATAATGACTGGCGAACTGCAAGAGACATTGGAACATAAACCAATATTTGGACTACATGCAAAGTCAATGGTTATAGACAAAAACACAACTGTCATTGGCACCTTCAATCTTGATCCGCGTAGTGCAAACTTGAACACCGAATGCATTGTTATTGTCCCATCTAAAAAAGTGGCAAAAAGAGTGCTAGACGGAATGGAAGAAGAGTTTAGTCCTGGCAATTCTTGGGAAACAACTTTAAGCTATAATCCCGACTCAGAAGTCAACAACATGAAACGGATTAAAACTTGGACGAGAAAAGTTATTCCTAAAGAGATTTTGTAA
- a CDS encoding Uncharacterized membrane protein, with product MSTIKLISLIAMAAAYIFAGISHFRIPHFFLKITPKWVPYPEKVNILVGVIEIALGIMLLFSATRHFAALGIIALLIAVFPANFYHYQKTKSKGKNTIPTFIRLPIQLLLIYWAYSFLS from the coding sequence ATGTCGACGATCAAACTAATTTCTCTCATTGCCATGGCGGCAGCTTATATTTTCGCAGGAATTAGTCATTTTCGAATACCTCATTTCTTTCTTAAAATTACGCCAAAGTGGGTACCTTATCCCGAAAAAGTGAATATCCTTGTAGGTGTTATTGAAATAGCACTGGGAATCATGTTACTCTTTAGTGCTACTCGGCATTTTGCTGCTTTAGGGATCATCGCCTTGCTAATTGCCGTTTTTCCTGCCAATTTTTATCATTACCAAAAAACTAAAAGTAAAGGCAAAAACACTATTCCTACCTTTATTCGATTACCAATTCAATTGTTGCTGATTTATTGGGCTTATAGCTTTTTGAGTTGA